In one window of Henckelia pumila isolate YLH828 chromosome 1, ASM3356847v2, whole genome shotgun sequence DNA:
- the LOC140859872 gene encoding uncharacterized protein has protein sequence MDTRYTNVAIRPPILDGTNYDPWKLKMSIYIQSIDSRAWKHVLDGWSPPMRDDDIPGLKPRAQWTADETTSSNYNAKAINSIFTSVDMNMFNLIGTYTCARDSWEKLQTHCEGSASVKKTRMLLLTSKFEKLRMEENETIVEYNLKSLSNEASVLGDPISNERLVSKVLRSLPKRFHTKVCAID, from the coding sequence ATGGATACTCGGTACACGAATGTTGCAATTCGTCCACCAATCTTGGATGGAACAAATTATGACCCATGGAAACTAAAGATGAGCATATATATACAATCAATTGATTCCAGGGCTTGGAAACATGTGCTTGATGGTTGGTCACCACCAATGAGAGATGATGATATTCCTGGACTCAAACCAAGAGCACAATGGACAGCCGATGAGACCACCTCGTCTAATTATAATGCAAAAGCCATTAATTCTATTTTTACTTCTGTGGATATGAATatgtttaatctaattggtactTATACTTGTGCTAGGGATTCTTGGGAGAAACTTCAAACGCACTGTGAAGGCTCGGCAAGTGTTAAGAAGACAAGGATGCTTCTCCTAACgtcaaaatttgagaaattgAGAATGGAGGAAAATGAGACCATCGTGGAATACAATTTAAAGAGCCTTTCTAATGAAGCATCTGTCCTTGGTGATCCTATTTCAAACGAGAGACTTGTGTCCAAAGTACTTCGTTCTCTCCCAAAAAGGTTTCACACCAAAGTTTGTGCTATAGATTAA